In Myxococcales bacterium, a single genomic region encodes these proteins:
- a CDS encoding nuclease, whose protein sequence is MYIPLYEALDGWILLPGYAPDGDSVRFFAKEPARYGALRRARLLRRGATDGSVQLRLEGIDAPELHYAQASQPRGESARDALLAWLGVTGVACAADGATIVAATPPAVPVTLLANAVDARGRVIAYVLPRRSEERAKRHRATTERIRTSANHALLEGGHVYPLAYTSMPEVHVRLFRAAARRARARKLGIWRDDATSRGFELHGARSVGAHGALILPKLFRRCMEFFTKRYAESFTGSFVEWLASHGSAGAPSPDRVVLRHAANIPLSALVRVHGSRLALTADLTELKFVES, encoded by the coding sequence ATGTACATTCCTCTCTACGAAGCTCTTGATGGTTGGATTCTGCTTCCGGGCTACGCGCCCGATGGCGACTCGGTTCGGTTCTTCGCGAAGGAGCCGGCGCGTTACGGCGCGCTCCGCCGGGCGCGGCTCTTGCGCCGCGGCGCGACGGACGGGAGCGTACAGCTCCGCCTTGAAGGCATCGACGCGCCGGAGTTGCACTACGCCCAAGCGTCGCAGCCGCGCGGCGAGAGCGCGCGCGATGCGCTCCTCGCGTGGCTAGGCGTCACCGGCGTCGCGTGCGCGGCTGACGGCGCGACCATCGTGGCGGCGACGCCGCCGGCGGTGCCCGTGACGCTCTTGGCGAACGCGGTCGACGCGAGGGGCCGCGTCATCGCGTACGTGCTCCCGCGGCGCTCCGAAGAGCGCGCGAAGCGCCACCGCGCGACGACCGAGCGCATTCGCACCAGCGCGAACCACGCGCTCCTCGAGGGAGGGCACGTGTACCCGCTCGCGTACACGTCGATGCCGGAGGTGCACGTGCGCCTCTTTCGCGCCGCAGCCCGGCGCGCCCGGGCGCGCAAGCTCGGGATTTGGCGTGACGACGCGACCTCGCGGGGCTTCGAGCTCCACGGTGCGCGCTCGGTGGGCGCGCACGGCGCGCTGATTTTGCCGAAGCTCTTTCGGCGCTGCATGGAGTTCTTCACGAAGCGCTACGCCGAGAGCTTCACGGGCTCCTTCGTGGAGTGGCTCGCGAGCCACGGCTCCGCGGGCGCGCCGTCGCCCGATCGCGTCGTCTTGCGCCACGCCGCGAACATTCCCTTGTCCGCCTTGGTCCGCGTGCATGGCTCCCGCCTAGCGCTCACCGCCGACCTAACCGAACTGAAATTCGTGGAGTCCTAG
- a CDS encoding HEAT repeat domain-containing protein: MALSSPSVRAAVNRGCGVWTVLLPLALGVAACGTPTRTTGPAPAREAPRVAAREQEAPLPPPPEALAALLRKVPLVTSKDRGISDEQAALAKAIQAYGAAAVPYLLPLLSSPEPHIRYIAGFIVSDIGGLTEKNLDALIAAVERDGGWVPSAIAHIGTPRAMQYLLDALPRLPKTMTQVTFALETFGPRASIPLAQFFERPEPVSAEVSDAICRIFRSTAADAAPAVGVLLARAHREQGPRQNRVFAIRAIGCMGIAARAASPALKAVAALEPRFAKEVDDVLVAIGAPEGVAILVAELRNSPDVPGLRTLARLGGAARDAGPAVAALVSGADRELRVPAARTLGFIGYDQGAPLLMGLLTAEDDWQLPYVAAESLARLGVVAALPALDTLATSHWYPPVRSNARRAAEVLRGRERYPAAEAGSFDGAFNEHEFIETPSRGRRPTLAPDRHELSAGELRALSYVVESLGQDGMTSTPTSQIPDVGLKTTDGFLVGSSRGEWRGELMHFTQRKGSPTPLLRENIVGIHATSIGIVIVTGLARLAYNRGALYLARRAGPGKYEVTYWKTLPGAPRASGLTADGALFVSCVGGDLLVKGSRIEMAGAAP, encoded by the coding sequence ATGGCGCTATCCTCACCGTCGGTGCGCGCGGCGGTCAACAGGGGGTGCGGTGTTTGGACGGTGCTGCTGCCGCTCGCGTTGGGCGTGGCGGCCTGCGGGACGCCTACGCGCACCACGGGGCCTGCGCCCGCGCGTGAAGCGCCACGCGTAGCGGCGCGTGAGCAGGAAGCCCCTCTACCGCCGCCGCCCGAGGCGCTGGCCGCGCTGTTGCGAAAGGTTCCTCTCGTGACGAGCAAGGACCGCGGGATCAGTGACGAACAAGCTGCGCTCGCGAAGGCGATCCAAGCCTACGGCGCCGCCGCCGTACCGTACTTGCTTCCGTTGCTCTCAAGCCCTGAACCTCACATCCGGTACATCGCGGGCTTCATCGTGAGCGACATCGGTGGCCTCACGGAGAAGAATCTCGACGCGCTCATCGCGGCGGTAGAACGCGATGGCGGCTGGGTACCTTCGGCCATCGCTCACATCGGGACGCCGCGTGCGATGCAGTATCTTTTGGACGCCCTGCCCAGGCTGCCGAAGACGATGACGCAGGTGACCTTCGCGCTCGAGACATTTGGCCCGCGCGCATCGATTCCACTCGCTCAGTTCTTCGAGCGGCCAGAGCCCGTGAGTGCCGAGGTGTCGGACGCCATTTGCCGAATCTTCCGCTCCACGGCGGCGGATGCAGCTCCCGCTGTTGGCGTCTTGCTCGCGCGAGCTCATCGCGAGCAGGGTCCGCGGCAGAATCGCGTCTTCGCCATCCGGGCGATCGGCTGCATGGGCATTGCGGCGCGAGCGGCTAGCCCCGCGCTGAAAGCCGTTGCGGCGCTTGAACCGCGGTTCGCCAAGGAAGTCGACGACGTGCTGGTCGCCATCGGCGCGCCCGAGGGCGTGGCCATCTTGGTCGCGGAGTTGCGCAATAGCCCGGATGTTCCTGGGCTAAGGACGCTCGCGCGGTTGGGCGGGGCGGCGCGCGATGCCGGTCCCGCCGTCGCCGCGCTGGTCAGTGGCGCCGATCGCGAGCTGCGTGTCCCGGCGGCCCGTACGCTCGGGTTCATCGGATACGACCAAGGCGCTCCGCTACTGATGGGGCTCCTCACTGCGGAAGACGATTGGCAGTTGCCGTACGTGGCCGCGGAATCGCTCGCCCGGCTGGGCGTGGTAGCCGCGCTGCCCGCCCTCGATACGCTCGCAACGTCGCACTGGTACCCGCCCGTTCGGTCCAACGCCCGGCGCGCTGCCGAGGTGCTCCGTGGGCGCGAGCGATACCCGGCGGCGGAGGCCGGAAGCTTTGACGGCGCGTTTAACGAACACGAGTTCATCGAGACGCCGTCGAGAGGGCGACGGCCCACGCTGGCGCCAGACCGGCACGAGCTCAGCGCTGGCGAGCTTAGGGCACTGAGCTACGTCGTCGAGTCACTCGGTCAGGACGGCATGACGTCGACACCTACGAGCCAGATCCCGGACGTCGGGCTGAAGACGACAGACGGTTTCCTGGTCGGCTCGAGCCGTGGTGAGTGGCGAGGGGAGCTGATGCACTTCACCCAGCGCAAGGGCTCTCCCACGCCGCTGCTCAGGGAAAACATCGTCGGCATTCACGCAACCTCGATTGGGATCGTCATCGTCACCGGGCTCGCGCGCCTGGCCTACAACCGGGGCGCGCTCTACCTCGCCAGGCGGGCCGGTCCCGGCAAATACGAAGTCACCTATTGGAAGACGCTCCCCGGCGCGCCGCGCGCATCGGGCCTCACGGCGGACGGAGCGCTCTTCGTTTCGTGCGTTGGCGGGGACCTCCTCGTCAAGGGCTCGCGCATTGAGATGGCGGGGGCGGCGCCCTAG
- a CDS encoding ATP-dependent DNA helicase RecQ, which produces MLSPVNVHVNVPDSLSPSSSPTPSPWPRLESFALSHFGVRAFRPGQRALIDAVLAGEDAVGILPTGGGKSLTYQLPALVLPRPVVVISPLIALMKDQCDHMDDADVDAAELDSTLTASEERDCEREIRAGTHPLVYVTPERFRTEECQAMLRARGVSLIAVDEAHCASSWGHDFRPAYMAIARGAEALGRPPILALTATATSETAADIVKQLGMRAPRVVRTSLLRPNLSFEVERTVNEMAKRTALLRLFDDEAGAGIVYTATVKKADELYRWIGALRVPVARYHGRMSAAEREESRAHFMSGRVRVMVATKAFGMGIDKADTRFVAHYEFPDSLESYVQEAGRAGRDGKPARCVLLYRLEDRRVQRFFLATRAPGSGDVEKVVAAAGCFGDFSSTQSTSTSTSTSRTRESAVEAIARATGVGRRRVRRDRRALAAARGYARRRGRRTGRRRRARERIRRAAPAGRGTAAGDDAVRRRGGGPGGGDC; this is translated from the coding sequence ATGCTCAGTCCCGTAAACGTGCACGTGAACGTGCCCGACTCTCTCTCTCCTTCTTCCTCTCCCACGCCGTCGCCGTGGCCTCGCCTCGAGTCCTTCGCCCTCTCCCACTTCGGCGTGCGCGCCTTTCGCCCCGGTCAGCGCGCGCTCATTGACGCGGTCCTCGCAGGCGAGGACGCGGTCGGGATCCTGCCGACGGGCGGCGGCAAGTCGCTGACGTACCAGTTGCCCGCGCTCGTGCTGCCGCGTCCCGTCGTCGTCATCTCGCCGCTCATCGCGCTGATGAAAGATCAATGCGACCACATGGACGACGCCGATGTGGACGCAGCCGAGCTGGACTCGACGCTCACGGCCAGCGAGGAGCGCGACTGCGAGCGAGAGATTCGCGCCGGGACGCATCCGCTCGTGTACGTGACGCCGGAGCGTTTCCGCACGGAAGAGTGCCAGGCCATGCTTCGGGCGCGCGGCGTCTCGCTCATCGCGGTGGACGAAGCGCATTGCGCCTCGTCGTGGGGCCACGACTTTCGACCGGCGTACATGGCCATCGCGAGGGGCGCGGAGGCGCTCGGGCGGCCGCCCATCTTGGCGCTCACGGCGACGGCCACGAGCGAGACCGCGGCCGACATCGTGAAGCAGCTCGGCATGCGCGCGCCTCGCGTGGTGCGCACGAGCCTGCTGCGCCCGAACTTGAGCTTCGAGGTGGAGCGCACGGTCAACGAGATGGCCAAGCGGACCGCGCTGCTTCGGCTCTTCGACGACGAAGCGGGCGCGGGCATCGTTTACACGGCGACGGTGAAGAAGGCCGACGAGCTCTATCGATGGATCGGGGCGCTGCGCGTGCCAGTGGCGAGGTACCACGGGCGCATGAGCGCGGCGGAGCGCGAAGAGAGCCGCGCGCACTTCATGAGCGGGCGCGTGCGCGTCATGGTGGCGACGAAGGCGTTTGGCATGGGCATCGACAAGGCGGACACGCGCTTCGTGGCCCACTACGAGTTCCCCGATTCGCTCGAGAGCTACGTTCAGGAAGCGGGCCGCGCGGGCCGCGACGGCAAGCCCGCGCGGTGCGTGCTCTTGTACCGATTGGAAGACCGACGCGTGCAGCGCTTCTTCTTGGCGACGAGGGCGCCGGGGAGCGGGGACGTGGAGAAGGTGGTGGCGGCGGCGGGGTGCTTCGGGGACTTCTCGTCGACACAATCAACATCAACATCAACATCAACATCGAGGACGAGGGAGAGCGCAGTCGAGGCGATCGCGCGTGCGACGGGGGTTGGGCGGCGACGCGTCAGAAGGGATCGTCGCGCATTGGCAGCGGCTCGCGGATACGCGCGGAGGCGGGGGCGGCGTACGGGACGTCGTCGACGCGCTCGTGAGCGAATACGACGCGCGGCGCCTGCGGGACGAGGCACGGCTGCGGGCGATGATGCGGTACGCCGAAGGGGTGGGGGACCGGGCGGTGGCGATTGCTGA
- a CDS encoding DUF4259 domain-containing protein, with protein sequence MGAWDYGIFDDDTAYDFTDEIKEDARAFFKSSFEQALAAESLDYDACHRVTVSAAYMDNLLNGTTYRTDSHEASDESNVNLFGKLQPGLHVEDLRGLAIDALEKVLGKTSELNELWSDNEDLYPKWTTSIRELMARLKVAR encoded by the coding sequence ATGGGCGCCTGGGACTACGGCATCTTCGACGACGACACGGCGTACGACTTCACCGACGAGATCAAGGAGGACGCGCGCGCGTTCTTCAAGAGCTCCTTCGAGCAAGCGCTCGCCGCCGAGAGCCTCGATTACGACGCCTGCCATCGCGTGACGGTCTCTGCGGCGTACATGGACAACTTGCTGAACGGGACGACGTACCGGACCGACAGCCACGAGGCCTCCGACGAGAGCAACGTGAACCTGTTCGGCAAGCTCCAACCTGGCCTCCACGTCGAGGACTTGAGGGGGCTCGCGATTGACGCGCTCGAGAAGGTCCTCGGCAAGACGTCGGAGCTGAACGAGCTCTGGTCCGACAACGAGGACCTCTACCCCAAGTGGACGACGTCCATCCGTGAGCTGATGGCGAGGCTGAAGGTCGCGCGCTGA